Part of the Onthophagus taurus isolate NC chromosome 11, IU_Otau_3.0, whole genome shotgun sequence genome is shown below.
TCCCTGCGATTGATTCACCATATTTTGATTAATCCTAActggttgttgttgttgttgcgcCTGTTGCTGCTGAACCTGCTGCTGTTGAGCTTGCTGTTGTTGTTGTAATTGTTGCTGTTGGGCTTGTTGTTGagcttgttgttgttgttgttgttgcatTGGGGAGTTACCACcaactaataaaatataatcaacatttaaataatctaaaaaaaattttattattacgttGAAATTGGTTAACAGATCCTCCAGGCATTGAAGATGGTGGTTGAGTTAATTGAGCGATAAGGGCGCTTCCTTGAACTTGATTTGTATTTGGTTGAGTGTTTGGCATAAACGGTTGGCGTGGGGGCATAACCCATCTATTAGAAGGTTGTCTTTGTCCCATAGCTAcacaaaaaattgtgtttataTAGAAATAtcgtattaaataaaatagaacctTGTCCAGCTTGATGATAACTTGGAGGAGCCGGAAGTTGGGTATTTGCAAACTGGGGATTTGGAAATCTTTGCTGCCCAACCATCCCAACCATTGATGGGTTGTGACTCATGCCGGAAAATAGAACAtctatttagaattaaaaaaattatttaattaaacattaattaatttaatttttgatagaaTCCATGTTGCAGGACTTTTGAGTTACTCTTTCATTTCAAGTTAAGTTTCATGTAATAAATGTTACAAAGCGTTAAAACCCCGATATTCATTTAGAAACATCTGTATATAAACCAATACCATATAACTCTATTACAACAACCACTAAGgacatttttttaagatataacattaatttatcaTATTCTAACAATGATTAAACACTGATTAAATTATGCTCTAACTAATCCAACAAGAAAGAAAGATAATCAATCTCCAAAATAACTTAACCACAAAGTAGCTCCAACGAAACTCAACCATAAAGTAACAAAACTGGTCAGTTTAGGAACCCAATACAACTACACTATCTTCGAACTAATCCAACCCTtcctcaaaacaaaaaaatccaaGTCCAAAGCCAGCCCCAAAATAATCCAACTCATTATAATATAAAGTTGACAAGTTGGACTGGATTGCTCTAACGAAACTCAGCCATAAAGTAACAAAACTGTTAAACATGTCACTTTGGGAAGCTAACACAACCAGAAGCTATTGCATCTTTGAactaatccaacccaacctcaaaACAACTCATTCCAACTCAATCCAGCATCCAAGCAATGCAACGTTACCCAAACCAGCCACCTCAAGCCTACTGGAACCAAATCCACCAATAAAGCAATTCAATCCAAATTTATAGCAAACTAATCCAACCCTTAATTAGTCCCAAATATGCTACTTTGAGACTAATCTCCAAGTAAGGCAATCCAACCAAAGCAACCCAATTTATCTTCAAATCCAGCTAATGCAGTTCTTAAGCAACTCAGCTCATTGTGATTCAAAGTTGGCAAGTGATTGGGTTGGGTCAATGAAATTCAACCATAAGTCAAGCTAAGCCAATTTTATATTAACCACACATAACCTCagcaaattaatattaaggaaACTGATCAAAAATCATTGGTGCAAGTCCCAAGCCACTTTGGGCTACTTTAAGAACCCAACGCAACCAGAAACTAAGCTAATTATAAGAAGAAAcctagttttaataaaatttaatcctATTGCATAGCAAGCCAAGCTATATAGAATGTTTCAAAATCCAACTATAAAACGAGCAAATCCAAATCTAAAGCAAAATTAACCATAAAGCGGCTCAACTTCAAATCAAGTTATTCTATTTTCAAAGGCACATCACCTCAAAGTAATCGAATTTTAAAGGAATTATAAGTTTTAAACTTGTATATTTCAAAGAAGACTTGAACGAAATATCAAGTGTGCTATATTTTTGGAAACGAAATTTTATGCTCTCGTCTTAATtagcaaaaatatataggatgttccatttaaaaaaatcatttttatggcAATAACTGCTAAAATATTGCTTTGAGGGAAAGCTAACTTATTCCATCGGATTCTACCTAAAAAGTTGCTTTGGAAATGTTTTCACAGAAAAGAAGATttatcaataagaaaaaagttatgacgacttttcgaaaatgcacttttgaaaatatcctgtatctctgaaaccgtaagagatatcgatatgcggttttcgccattaagtttcttataaaaatcgagcctCAGACACTGATATAATTTTTcctgtatctcttatagaaATATGAGTTTCCCTTTAAAAGTGCCCAATTTGGCCCACCCTACATCCTAATTTCGTCTACACAAGAGaaatacaaatatattttGCCACATCTACCAATTACCACGACAAGGAGCTCAAATTTCTCGTAGAACATGACTTTTGATCAATGGGGATGTACAAATTGTAAGGTGGTATGATGTTTATGCACATACTTGcaatataaataatgaaagtggtgtatatttgattaattttaataactgtaATAGTATTTATATTGGGCAAGCCCGATATAAATTGGAAAACAGACTAATGGAACATAAAAACAAGAATAATGGAAACAAATCACGGTGAAATTACCTTAAGTTGAATCACTAAGGGAGTAGAAGAAAACTTCGAGTTATGGAAAATTCGAGTCAGAGAAAAATTAGTAGAATTTCAaatctaaagaaaaaaattagaaatgtaagtagaaaattaatcaaattttttaaagtaatccgtaattttcttttggcttAAAGTGCATAACCGCTTTTTGTCGAAAAAATCTTCtattaaatgtaaagaattatgaatattatctgGAACATTCTCTCTTcataatataaagaaaagtaaaatactgccaacaggtctaaatacagcatctggaacactaaatactgctttctaaacactaaaattgctttgtggagactaaatactgctttctgaagactagatactgctgacaggtctaagtactgcgaaagaaagataaaatattgttggagaaaacatacataaggttggcagaagactagatactgcttctagaagactacatactgctttctgaagactataattgctttgtggagactaaatactgctttctgaagactagatactgctaacaggtctaaatactacaaaagaaagataaaatattttggagaaaacattaaaaaggcgCTAGCGCCCCCTTTTAGGCGGCGCCCGGGTACAGTGCACCCCTTGCACCCCCGGTAGCGCCGCCTCTGGTAAAACTTAtacataaatgtaaaaaaagctTTAAGTTAGAGCTCTTAAAGGGATTcgaaattaatataaaaaagataataaacaCACTCAATGACCaaatagatttaaaatatacacctctatttaaataattaaagaatttttagttatttgacttagatagttttttgttttcttgaaCTTGTTTTCCAACACGTGCCTTTCTTTTCAAGAGATATTTTGTGTtacattcaattttttttagtcgTTCTATTTCGTTAAGTGTATAATGTTTAGTTAAGTATTTAGCTTAAGTAATAGTTtcttataaatattcaaaGAAGTTTTAATATGTTGttgatttatgttaatttttgaaaagaaagatttgaccataagtaattttttataaattatagattattttttttctaaaaaagtccataagataaataaatattttccaattaTATAGATTTGGCTAATAATGACCTAATGTAAAGGTCGAAACCAgtactaaattaatttataaataaagcagaaaacttttcttataattaatacattaattaatttacccGAATTGTTTTGTTGCGTTCTATATGGTTGTCCTTGCCCAATATTTTGAACACCAGGACCAGGCCCCATCATAGTTTGACTTGGTTGTGAACTAGCCACAGAAATTGGGCTATCTGTATCAATACGAGGACTTGGTAAAGAAGTCATAGCAACATTGGTAGCTCCCAAAGGATTTTGATTAGGATTTACTGGAACTTGTGGTGGGGTTAAAGGCCTTTCTTTAAGACTAAAtccttttaataaaactaaatgtCTTGGATCTTTCGtgtaattttttgattgaGAAACTGTTAAGTCGCCCCCTGCTTTTTCAAAGAGCTTATATAAAACTGGAATTTTTCTCGGTGATATaatagataaattaatatttttttcatcaagAATCAAGGCTAATTGTTCCGCAGTTTTTCCGCCATAAGATTGAGATTCCATTGCAGGCATTAAATAAGGAGgtgaattacaaattaaaagacAGTGTCTTTGAACGTTCGCATTAGGatctcttttttgttttaactcATCAAAACATTGTAAGGCTGTTGCTAAACCTTCTGAGATATGAGCATGAGATTCACCTTTACCACCtattaaccttaaaaatatcaaaaataaatttaaaatattaattaatcaaattttaacttaCTCCAAACGATCAAATGCATTTATAAACTTTGTTGCATTATTAAATGGACCAATTGTATCCGTCATTGGTTGGGGTAAACAATCAGCTGTTTGGTAAGTTACTATCCCATATAATGAATTAGCATTATCAGAAATGTAACTTCCCTCATCGTTATTACCTTGGCTAAAATACCTACAACAAATTTGAagttatttatacaaaaaaatataacgaaTTCAGTGTTATAAACGTATATGTGAAGAATCAGATGgaaattgttatcaaaatgaAGCAAGGTTACACTCTTTTAAGAGTACCTCAAACCTATTCAATTATCCGTTCAAAAGTCATCATGTAATCATCGAAATAATCGTaataaacgaaaataataacttaCTCAATACATGGTAGGAtgtaattagtttttaaatcgttaatataaGCCCCATTAATCGCTGTACTTTCCACAACGAATATTATATCGGATTGTAAAGTTTGTACACCGTTCATATCGGAAGTACACACCACCATTTTTTAGAttagaaaaaacgatttattatttattttatttaaatcattcttattaattaatcgtatatttctttactttttaataaataaattaactttttgacACAATAgatataacataacctcaaatgtcaaattaaatcgtttgAAGATAGCAACAAATGataaacttttatattttataattattaataaattttttgttgatcagATTATTATTCGTTTTAAGCTTAAATCTTATCTTACATAGAAAGTAATAAATGAATGTAAAATccctattaaaaaaattatcaatattgACATTATTAAATGACAGATATCAGCTGTTCATTAAACGATACATGCATCATCATTAGAATTCATTTATAATTCACTAGTAAATCTTTTTAGAAATGGCTACTGCAGTAACTGATAAAGTAAAAGAACGCCGAAACAGAGTAAGTTTTAACCCCCTTTTTCAAAAAGGATTTATGACATTTTTTCACTGTTTAATAGGTCTTTGTTGATACCTTACCTGATGATTTTTTGAGAATAACAGTGTCTGttcaacaacaacaagaaGCAGCAGACCGACAGGCTGCTCTTGCTTTACATCAACAATATCTGAGCGCCCAACCTTGTCTTGCCAATATTTTGGGTAGATTAAACATTTGTGTAGCTCAGGCAAAACTTGCCAAAAATTATGGGGTGGTTCGTATGGATCCTTATGCTAGAATTCGAGTAGGACATTGCGTTTATGAGACTCACACTGATTTAAACGGAGGTAAAAATCCAAGATGGAATAAATTAGTACAATggtaaatcaattttttaatggttaaaattaaatttcaaatgctataatttattttagtttactTCCACAAGGAGTTAATATGATATCCATTGAGATATATGATGAGCGTTCATTTACAATGGATGAACTGGTTGCTTGGACCCAAATAAACATTCCTCAACAAGTTTTAACTGGTGAAACTCACGAAGAATGGTATCCATTGAGTGGTAAACAAGGTGAAGGAGTTGAAGGGAtgattaatttagttttaagttACTCTGtaaggtttttaataattaatttaagtaaaaatttaatgaaacaaTTTAGCCTCAGGCACCAATTCAACCTTTAATGTATACAAGTCCAAATTTATCTGCTGGAAGGCTTCAAACATTATCTGTGTATCCTGCACCACCAACTGGTCAACCAGCTCCAGCACCAGTTCCAATTTTAAGCGAATCAGAATTAAAACaggttcaaaaattatttttaattaattaatgaatatataattaaataattttctttgtagATTGAAGAAATGTTCCCTAACATTGACAAAGAGGTGATAAAATCGGTATTTGAAGCAAATCGGGGGAATAAAGATGGAACGATTAATTCTTTATTGCAAATGTGtgaataaagattaaaaaaaaatcattaaaaagacTTCTATTATAAAATATGCAAGATTCATTCACTTATTAtgataaatttgatgaaaaagagaatacttagTCATTAGATTTAAGTGaatttaagcttttttttttgttgtagcCTATTATTTGCTTAAATGTTTTTTGGTAATGAAATAACTGAAAAAATGTgccaaaattttctttttcaactaGCTTTTTTTATATGGAAATAAGgggaatataaaaaaaatgcacttttattaaagtattattGCCATAATgtaattcttattaaatttatgttatttaaaaaaaatataaattgatatGCACCATcaaattgtgtttatttttaatgaaatccctccttatcttttatttcatattgcTTATTCAGATGCTATTACGTCAAATGAAGTTGAAAAAACAAAGAGAAATCGTTCAACTCTTGCCTAATTCATATCTACGCAGAAAAAGAtcttaaaatgtttcaaataattttgttaatattgaTGGTTGTTAGTTGTAGTAATTCTAATTATgtagtaagtttttttttcatttttaaaacgtttaaaaagaACTTTATTCGTGATTTTTTAGGGTACCGTGCAAATCAGAGATTTCGTTTTAAACAAATGTACCAACAGCGGAAACGATCCAATCTCAGTAAACAATTTTACGATTGAATTCGGGAATCATTTAGTGCCTATTGTTAGTGGGACTTTTTCAACAAGTGTTGATTTAAATTCTCCAATAGAAGtaggtttaattttttatttatatctttttgTAAGAATTTCGTGCAAAGCGCATGctccattttaattaatttgagtaCAAATACGCATGACGTAAGGTTTTAAACAAAGGTTTGTTAAGTATTGGTTATATACAGCGATATACAGTACGTttactcaacggaccttgGTTTTAAACAATCAAACGTGCATGTTACAttatattacataaattatacATATTTTGGCACCTATGTCTATGGCATGgaatacaataattaatcCGCTTAATCCGTAATGTCtcgcagtatactcctgcccCGACCCCTTtcggcgtttttgatccatctgtgaacATATACAAATATCTtcctgaaccagagaattttcgttttcgatccaggactgccgttCGGataatctggtatcgagcattaatcagtAGTGGTGATAACGTCAAATC
Proteins encoded:
- the LOC111415509 gene encoding toll-interacting protein-like; its protein translation is MATAVTDKVKERRNRVFVDTLPDDFLRITVSVQQQQEAADRQAALALHQQYLSAQPCLANILGRLNICVAQAKLAKNYGVVRMDPYARIRVGHCVYETHTDLNGGKNPRWNKLVQCLLPQGVNMISIEIYDERSFTMDELVAWTQINIPQQVLTGETHEEWYPLSGKQGEGVEGMINLVLSYSPQAPIQPLMYTSPNLSAGRLQTLSVYPAPPTGQPAPAPVPILSESELKQIEEMFPNIDKEVIKSVFEANRGNKDGTINSLLQMCE